DNA sequence from the Candidatus Eisenbacteria bacterium genome:
CGGGCCGCATCGACCAGGGGATGCCATGTCGCGGGCCACCTCGCACCCCGTCTCAGGATGCCGGCCTCCCCGCCGCGGCGCCTCACGCCCTGACCTCCGCCCCGCGGGGATCGCGAAGGGGGCCGAGAACCCCGGCGAGGTCCGGAAGGGTGGTCTGGGTCATCGCCTCCGCCCTCACGGCCGCGATGCGGGGAGCGGCCCGAAGGATCGAAGCGAGCTGCCTCCTGCTCTCGATGATCCCGCGTCTTTCTCCCTTCTCGGCGATCAGCTCGGAGAGCAGGGCGAGGTAGACCTCGATCTGCTCGGCGAGCGGAGGAGGGCCGGGGTCGACGCCCGTGCGGAGATGCGCCCGGGCCCGCTCGAAGATCCATGGATTCCCGATCGCCGCCCGCCCGATCATGACCGCGTCGCACCCGGTCTCCCCGAACATCCGGGCCGCGTCGGCCGGCGTCTTGATGTCGCCGTTGCCGATGACGGGGAAGGAGACCGCCGCCTTGACCCGCGCGATCCAATCCCAAACCGCCTGGCCCTTGAACATCTGCTGGCGCGTGCGGGCGTGGAGGGTCAAGGCCGCGATGCCGGCGTCCTCGAGCCTTCGCGCGAGATCGACGATGCCAATCGTCGTCTGATCCCAGCCGAGGCGGGTCTTGACCGTCACGGGCAGGGGGACGGCGCGGACCACTGCGGCCGCGAGCGCCACAAGGCGGTCCGGCTCCTTGAGCATTCCCGAGCCGGCGCCGCGGTTCGCGATCTTCCTCGCCGGGCAGCCGAAGTTGATGTCGATCAGGTCTGGACCCGCATCGCAGGCCAACCGGGCGGCTTCGACGAGAGCCTCCTCTCGGCACCCATAGATCTGGATCCCCACGGGATGCTCATCGGGAGTCAGCCGGATGCGTCCGCGGCTCTGCGCGATGCCGCGCACGAGCCCCTCCGAGGAGACGAACTCCGTATAGACGAGGTCGGCTCCCATTCTCCTGCAGAGGCGACGGAACGGACGGTCGGTGACATCCTCCATCGGCGCGAGGAAGAGACCGCGCTCGAAGAGAAGGGACCCGATCCTCATAACGCCCCGCGCCCGCCGAGGCGGTCTGCTGTTGCGCGCCTCGCGATCATCGGATCACGCTGATTCTGGCCGTCGCGCCGCCGCCCGGGCCGTTGCTCCTCGCGAAGTAATGCCCCGAGGCGACTCGTTCCCCGGCATCGCTCTCGCCGTCCCAGCGCACGCGGTGGATCCCCTCGCCCCGCACGGACTCGAGTCGGCGCACGAGTCGGCCCGCGGCGTCGTGGATCGCCACGCTGGTCGGCCCCGCCGCGGAGCCGCGGATGTAGATCTCGGTCTCTCCCCGGCTCGGATTCGGATGCGACCGCAGGGCGGAGGTGGAGAAGCCCGCGCCCCTCTCCAGCACCACGCGCAGGAGGAACGTGTCGGGATCGATCGTGACGACGCGCGGCGCGAACGGGATCCCGTCCAGCAGGGCGGTCTCCGTCCGCCGCCAGATCGGAATCTTCCGCTCGACCCGCTCGCCATCCCCCTCGATCCGGATCGGAAGGGTGAAGGCGAACGCCTCGCTGGGCGAGTCGTACGGAGGCGTGCGCGGATAGATGGGCCCGTCCTGCGTCTGCTCGATGTAGAGCCTCACGGCGTGCCCCTCGCCGGAGGGGGACGGCCACCAGTCCCAGGCGATGACGGGTCGTCCGCGGCCGTAGAGCCAGGGGATGAAGAAGGCCCGCAGGTCGCGCCCCGCAGTCTCCTCGACCGCCCGGATGAAGTCGTTCGTCGTCGCGCTCGCGTGGAGGTGGCGGTCGAGGTAGCGATTCAGCGACGCGAAGAAGACCCGATCCCCGAGCTCCTCGCGGAGCATCCGCAGGACCCAGGCCCCCTTGTTGTAGGTGAGGCTCTGCAGGAACCAGTAGGCGGGATCCGGGGAGACGAGACTCGTCTGGAGGTCATCGGTGCTGACCGGGACGTACTTCTTCGGCCTCTTCAGCCAGGAGTCGTACGCCGCCCTCCCGCCGAGGTGCTCGGCGTATACGGCTTCGCAGAAAGTCGCGAATCCCTCGCTCAGCCAGATGTCGTCCATCGAGGCGGGAGTCACGGCGTCGCCCCACCACTGGTGCGCGATCTCGTGGGCGATCGCCCATGCGTAGGCGCCGTTTCCCGTCAGGAATCGATTCCCGAGCGAGACGCAGGTCTGGTGCTCCATGGCCAGGGCGCCCCACGGGACCTCGGCGATCCCGAGCTTCTCCCACCCCACGGCGCGGTCGCGAAACGGATAGGGGCCGAAGCGATTCTCGAAGGCGGCGAGGGCGGAAGTCTCGCGATCGACGACCGCCGGAAGGAAGTCGGCGGCGGCCTTCGCCGAATCCTCCGGAAAAGCGTAGAACTGCAGTCGGATGCTGTCGCCGTCGGCCGCGAGGAAGCTTTCCTCCCACGCGGCGTAGTCGGTCGCCGAGAAGGAGAGCAGGAAGGGGGCGATCGGGTAGCGGGTCTGCCACGTCGTTCTCCGCAAGCTCGCCACTCGCTCGGAGCGGACCCGGTCGCCGACTCCCGCGACCTCGAAGGCGGGGTCCATCTCGACCGACAGGGTGGCGAGGGCCTTGTCCGACATGCTCTCCTTGCAGGGCCACCAGGTGTGGGAGCCGTTGGGCTGGCTCAGGGTGGAAACCACTGGGAATTCAGTTGATCCGCTTCCATGCTTCGAGAAGAACTCGAAGCCTGAGAAGTACCCTTCCCCCGGGCGGCCCCCGTACCTCACTCTGAGCACCGCTTCTTCATCCGTCCCGAGGATGGACGGCAAGTGAACCGTGAGGCGATCCGGCTGTGGGCGCGAGAAGGCGCAGCTTGCGCCCTGGAAGGCGACAGAGTCGACTCCGAGCCCCTCCGCGAGATCCAGCACGATCTCCGCCAGGTCGGCCACCGCGCGAAGCCGCATGACGAGAACCCCCTCGATCTCCTCCAGGACCGGATCCACCCGGAGCGAGAGGTCATAGCTCTGCGCGTCGTAGGAGTCGCGCGGATCCTCTGTCGCGGCGCGAG
Encoded proteins:
- a CDS encoding M28 family peptidase, whose translation is MPTRRDILRLAETLTSAPTVSYREHEVMARIRTELDRVGIPYASDRWGNLIARYRGPRPRGRPVAFTAHMDHPGLVVTASRGDLAVADWYGGVQPKYFAGARVRVETSEGPVRGRVLSCQLAPTGRVSSVRLRLARPVPVGSVGGWDLVPFRLDGPWLKTKSADDLLGCAAVLSLMRDLSAQRPPITVYGVFTRAEEVGLFGASALAQDRALPQETAVIVIETSKQLPCGQLGKGVIVRVGDRRSVFHPTICHILRDSAELLRKSLRGFEYQRCLMDGGFCEATPFQAFGYAAGGLALALGNYHNMGPRRIAEEYVHKDDFWSLCCLLPAAAERLATAIDPHEAERRDFRRKLAPAREKLLASRSLPPPEFKKETRRRSRSATAALVLAAALASLPSSLPAATSEWRDARIEEACKQPGARAIPASRAATEDPRDSYDAQSYDLSLRVDPVLEEIEGVLVMRLRAVADLAEIVLDLAEGLGVDSVAFQGASCAFSRPQPDRLTVHLPSILGTDEEAVLRVRYGGRPGEGYFSGFEFFSKHGSGSTEFPVVSTLSQPNGSHTWWPCKESMSDKALATLSVEMDPAFEVAGVGDRVRSERVASLRRTTWQTRYPIAPFLLSFSATDYAAWEESFLAADGDSIRLQFYAFPEDSAKAAADFLPAVVDRETSALAAFENRFGPYPFRDRAVGWEKLGIAEVPWGALAMEHQTCVSLGNRFLTGNGAYAWAIAHEIAHQWWGDAVTPASMDDIWLSEGFATFCEAVYAEHLGGRAAYDSWLKRPKKYVPVSTDDLQTSLVSPDPAYWFLQSLTYNKGAWVLRMLREELGDRVFFASLNRYLDRHLHASATTNDFIRAVEETAGRDLRAFFIPWLYGRGRPVIAWDWWPSPSGEGHAVRLYIEQTQDGPIYPRTPPYDSPSEAFAFTLPIRIEGDGERVERKIPIWRRTETALLDGIPFAPRVVTIDPDTFLLRVVLERGAGFSTSALRSHPNPSRGETEIYIRGSAAGPTSVAIHDAAGRLVRRLESVRGEGIHRVRWDGESDAGERVASGHYFARSNGPGGGATARISVIR
- the dusB gene encoding tRNA dihydrouridine synthase DusB; the encoded protein is MRIGSLLFERGLFLAPMEDVTDRPFRRLCRRMGADLVYTEFVSSEGLVRGIAQSRGRIRLTPDEHPVGIQIYGCREEALVEAARLACDAGPDLIDINFGCPARKIANRGAGSGMLKEPDRLVALAAAVVRAVPLPVTVKTRLGWDQTTIGIVDLARRLEDAGIAALTLHARTRQQMFKGQAVWDWIARVKAAVSFPVIGNGDIKTPADAARMFGETGCDAVMIGRAAIGNPWIFERARAHLRTGVDPGPPPLAEQIEVYLALLSELIAEKGERRGIIESRRQLASILRAAPRIAAVRAEAMTQTTLPDLAGVLGPLRDPRGAEVRA